From a single Ascaphus truei isolate aAscTru1 chromosome 2, aAscTru1.hap1, whole genome shotgun sequence genomic region:
- the POP1 gene encoding ribonucleases P/MRP protein subunit POP1 — MSTAKEKKYAKRMRNQPANVSLSSDLGADQSGRSHRNGGRGNFQPPRGGHSGPSGPHPRLSHQSPGPHFQSRGGRGRGRGGHSDAPLVPKYITATMFAQARAAEINAMVKAVSQKSSNSLVFQSLPRHMRRRAMGHDIKRLPRRLREIAKKEMEKSVHQKKEQSKSKCRKARRRHGNLQLEFNRRQRKNIWLETHIWHAKRFHMMKKWGYCLADRPTMKSYRACYRAMTSQCLLQDLSYLCCLELMGKEEDLLKVLSRLTSVDTGPSFAAAPHLSGKRQGSLVLYKADKYPEEMLGPVTFIWKPKCVPVLLSENRQLWVWTHPALKQDILKELRHVCLCEETPDNIICKPEPVPVPQTDEQKAVLKSVGKKRKKQDGEGERTVPVKKIIGDGTRDSIEPYSWLSKATSITIRDLTMELVRYRLIGPLSHCVLTDALRAAPVHKGMEHADAGPHSWWTEYCGNPDNISLHDRQESMFKLLQGIGSPGEIPPGTILGLTVGDPRLTLPKKKTKSVPNLENYDDREKVKSITLEGVPVECAQSVIWSSDIRSNVTGNKTSEQEINILRSELLVPGSQLDLGSNESKIPVLLIQQPGKVTGMERPGWGSGWDVCLPKGWGMAFWIPLIYRGVRVGALRQGLQHSQYMGAPYVPSDFPDCPAGVLSAKEREKSLLDVYKRRPPAKRTNFIKHGILAPFLCPWGQLTREWEIRTRVGTELPVFKEVEPEGTHSDAPTMVQDGSPGDVNMETTSPVTTEKIQEVATQAGTCFSVLRSKKAMKQLSACYLPSRGGQRACQSKPATKEVTDALRPVLNRFPRSLVWVRLSMLTKGSPELHALICIPSEQDLLQLSKEKAFPGPPEPKHCDTLKKKVLKLKKDKKKEKAKKKTEPEVTEPNEGVTQADDLTLGLWPNPLPEVTTHCSRVVLGYVTQGDFSMAAGYGEGLGFVSLTGLLHMLSCQSDKKGVVLIRNPASLQYRFAKLTIDT, encoded by the exons ATGTCGActgcaaaagaaaaaaagtatgCCAAGAGGATGCGAAATCAACCTGCCAACGTGAGTCTGTCCTCTGATTTGGGTGCTGATCAGAGTGGAAGATCCCATCGCAATGGTGGACGTGGAAACTTTCAGCCTCCCAGAG GTGGCCATTCTGGGCCTTCAGGACCACATCCGAGGCTCTCGCATCAATCTCCTGGTCCTCATTTCCAATCTAGAGGAGGTAGAGGTAGAGGAAGAGGAGGACACAGTGACGCGCCTCTAGTTCCCAAATACATAACTG CAACAATGTTTGCTCAGGCCCGCGCTGCTGAAATCAATGCAATGGTAAAAGCCGTCTCACAGAAATCGTCAAACTCCCTGGTGTTCCAGTCCTTACCCAGGCATATGCGCAGACGAGCCATGGGTCATGACATCAAGCGCTTACCCAGAAGACTTCGGGAGATTGCTAAAAAAGAG ATGGAAAAATCTGTGCACCAGAAAAAGGAGCAGTCAAAAAGCAAGTGTCGCAAAGCTCGGCGGCGCCATGGAAATCTTCAGCTGGAGTTTAACCGTAGGCAGAGGAAGAACATCTGGCTGGAAACCCACATATGGCACGCAAAGCGCTTTCACATGATGAAGAAGTGGGGCTACTGCCTTGCAGACAGACCTACGATGAAGAGTTACAGGGCTTGTTACCGAGCAATGACAAGCCAGTGCCTTCTGCAG gaTTTATCTTACCTCTGTTGTCTGGAGTTGATGGGCAAAGAAGAGGATCTCTTGAAGGTGCTGTCGAGGCTGACTAGCGTAGACACTG GACCATCTTTTGCTGCTGCACCTCATCTGTCTGGGAAACGCCAAGGCTCTCTAGTCCTTTACAAGGCTGATAAATACCCAGAGGAAATGTTAGGTCCTGTTACCTTTATTTGGAAACCAAAATGCGTTCCTGTGTTACTGTCTGAAAATAGGCAACTGTGGGTTTGGACTCATCCAGCTCTGAAACAG GATATATTGAAAGAACTACGGCATGTTTGTCTATGTGAAGAGACCCCAGACAACATCATTTGTAAGCCAGAGCCAGTTCCTGTCCCGCAGACGGACGAGCAAAAAGCCGTTCTAAAAAGTGTAGGCAAAAAGAGGAAGAAGCAAGATGGGGAAGGTGAGAGAACGGTACCCGTGAAAAAGATCATCGGCGATGGAACAAGGGATTCTATTGAACCGTATAGTTGGTTGTCGAAAGCTACTTCCATTACCATTAG GGACCTGACTATGGAACTTGTCAGGTATCGCTTGATCGGCCCTCTGTCCCACTGTGTTCTTACTGATGCCCTACGTGCTGCTCCTGTTCATAAA ggaATGGAACATGCTGATGCAGGACCTCACAGCTGGTGGACTGAGTATTGTGGAAACCCGGACAATATCAGTCTTCATGATCGTCAAGAATCCATGTTTAAGTTGCTGCAAG GAATAGGATCTCCAGGAGAAATTCCGCCTGGTACCATTTTGGGCCTCACCGTGGGAGATCCAAGGCTGACCTTGCCCAAGAAGAAGACCAAGTCTGTGCCGAATCTAGAAAACTATGATG ATAGAGAGAAAGTTAAGTCCATTACCTTGGAAGGTGTCCCTGTGGAATGTGCTCAGAGTGTGATTTGGTCTTCTGATATCCGCTCAAATGTAACAGGAAACAAAACCTCGGAGCAG GAAATAAACATTCTTAGGAGTGAGCTGCTTGTACCCGGCTCACAGCTCGATCTGGGTAGCAATGAATCCAAGATTCCTGTTCTGCTAATCCAGCAGCCTGGGAAAGTGACTGGCATGGAGCGCCCGGGGTGGGGTAGCGGCTGGGATGTCTGCCTACCCAAAGGGTGGGGCATGGCCTTCTGGATTCCTCTT ATCTATCGAGGCGTTCGAGTTGGTGCTTTACGACAAGGTTTGCAGCATTCGCAGTATATGGGAGCACCTTATGTACCCAGTGATTTCCCGGACTGCCCAGCTGGGGTTCTGTCTGcaaaagagagggagaagagtcTGCTTGATGTATACAAGAG ACGTCCACCGGCAAAAAGGACAAACTTTATAAAGCACGGCATTCTTGCCCCTTTCCTATGTCCTTGGGGGCAACTAACAAGGGAATGGGAGATCCGGACCAGAGTGGGGACTGAATTGCCTGTATTTAAGGAGGTTGAACCTGAGGGAACACATTCTGACGCTCCCACCATGGTGCAGGACGGGTCCCCGGGAGATGTGAACATGGAGACTACTTCACCAGTCACCACAGAAAAAATCCAGGAGGTGGCGACACAGGCTGGAACTTGTTTCTCTGTATTGAG GAGCAAAAAAGCCATGAAGCAGCTTTCTGCCTGTTATCTCCCTTCCCGAGGGGGTCAGAGAGCCTGCCAGTCAAAACCAGCAACGAAAGAAGTGACTGATGCGCTGAGGCCAGTTCTGAACCGTTTCCCGCGATCATTGGTGTGGGTGAGACTGTCCATGTTGACGAAGGGCAGTCCAGAACTCCACGCTCTGATCTGCATTCCATCTGAGCAGGATCTGCTGCAGCTGAGCAAAGAGAAGGCCTTCCCTGGTCCTCCGGAACCCAAACACTGTGACACGCTGAAGAAGAAAGTGCTGAAACTGAAGaaagacaagaaaaaagaaaaagcgaAAAAAAAGACAGAGCCTGAGGTAACCGAGCCAAATGAAGGTGTCACCCAAGCAGATGACCTGACCCTTGGACTGTGGCCAAACCCTCTGCCTGAGGTCACGACGCACTGTAGTAGAGTTGTCCTTGGATATGTTACTCAGGGGGACTTCTCAATGGCTGCAGGTTATGGTGAAGGGCTGGGATTTGTTAGTTTAACAGGCCTATTGCACATGTTATCCTGTCAGTCAGACAAGAAAGGGGTTGTATTAATTAGAAACCCAGCCTCTTTACAATACAGATTTGCCAAGCTAACCATTGACACATGA
- the LOC142480167 gene encoding 2-iminobutanoate/2-iminopropanoate deaminase-like isoform X2, with the protein MSLTLRRILYTSKAPVGEDIYNQAVVVDKTMYVSGQLGMDPVSGQLVAGGIKNEATQALVNMGEILKVAGCSYSNVVKTTVLLADINDFNDMNEVYKQFFQNSFPARAAYQVAALPKGGRVEIEAVAVLGPITEMASL; encoded by the exons ATGTCTTTGACGTTAAGACGTATTCTCTATACGTCCAAGGCACCTGTGGGAGAGGACATTTACAA CCAAGCTGTGGTGGTAGATAAAACCATGTATGTGTCTGGGCAACTGGGAATGGATCCAGTAAGCGGACAGCTTGTGGCTGGTGGGATTAAGAATGAGGCGACGCag gctTTAGTGAACATGGGTGAAATCCTGAAAGTAGCAGGATGTAGTTATAGTAATG TTGTGAAAACAACGGTCTTACTTGCGGACATTAACGACTTCAATGATATGAACGAAGTTTACAAGCAGT TTTTCCAGAATAGTTTCCCAGCAAGAGCTGCATATCAGGTTGCTGCTTTGCCAAAA GGAGGAAGAGTGGAGATTGAAGCTGTAGCTGTTCTTGGACCAATTACCGAAATGGCATCCCTATAA
- the LOC142480167 gene encoding 2-iminobutanoate/2-iminopropanoate deaminase-like isoform X1 has product MAGLIRRIITTTKAPAAIGPYSQAVVVDKTMYVSGQLGMDPVSGQLVAGGIKNEATQALVNMGEILKVAGCSYSNVVKTTVLLADINDFNDMNEVYKQFFQNSFPARAAYQVAALPKGGRVEIEAVAVLGPITEMASL; this is encoded by the exons ATGGCAGGTCTCATCAGAAGAATTATTACTACCACCAAGGCACCAGCTGCAATTGGCCCATACAG CCAAGCTGTGGTGGTAGATAAAACCATGTATGTGTCTGGGCAACTGGGAATGGATCCAGTAAGCGGACAGCTTGTGGCTGGTGGGATTAAGAATGAGGCGACGCag gctTTAGTGAACATGGGTGAAATCCTGAAAGTAGCAGGATGTAGTTATAGTAATG TTGTGAAAACAACGGTCTTACTTGCGGACATTAACGACTTCAATGATATGAACGAAGTTTACAAGCAGT TTTTCCAGAATAGTTTCCCAGCAAGAGCTGCATATCAGGTTGCTGCTTTGCCAAAA GGAGGAAGAGTGGAGATTGAAGCTGTAGCTGTTCTTGGACCAATTACCGAAATGGCATCCCTATAA